In Pongo abelii isolate AG06213 chromosome 5, NHGRI_mPonAbe1-v2.0_pri, whole genome shotgun sequence, a single genomic region encodes these proteins:
- the SDHAF4 gene encoding succinate dehydrogenase assembly factor 4, mitochondrial has product MTPSRLPWLLSSVSATAWRAARSPLLCHSLRKTSSSQGGKSELVKQSLKKPKLPEGRFDAPEDSHLEKEPLEKFPDDVNPVTKEKGGPRGPEPTRYGDWERKGRCIDF; this is encoded by the exons ATGACCCCATCGAGGCTTCCTTGGTTGCTTAGCTCGGTCTCGGCCACGGCGTGGAGAGCGGCAA GATCACCCCTTCTGTGTCATTCTCTGAGGAAAACAAGTTCTTCTCAAGGAGGAAAGTCTGAACTTGTCAAACAGTCCCTTAAGAAGCCGAAGTTACCAGAAGGTCGTTTTGATGCACCAGAGGATTCCCATTTAGAGAAAGAACCACTGGAAA AATTTCCAGATGATGTTAATCCAGTGACCAAAGAAAAAGGTGGACCCAGGGGCCCAGAACCTACCCGATATGGAGATTGGGAACGAAAAGGACGCTGTATTGATTTTTAA